From the Panthera leo isolate Ple1 chromosome C1, P.leo_Ple1_pat1.1, whole genome shotgun sequence genome, one window contains:
- the LOC122226088 gene encoding small cysteine and glycine repeat-containing protein 4-like: protein MGCCGCGSCGGCGGCGGGCGGCGGCGSGCGGCGGGCGGGCGGGCGGGCGSCTTCRCYRVGCCSSCCPCCCGCCGGCCSVPVVCCCRRSCGCGSCGCGKGCCQQKCCCQQKCCCKKQCCS, encoded by the coding sequence ATGGGGTGCTGTGGCTGTGGAAGTTGCGGTGgctgcggcggctgcggcggcggctgcggtGGCTGCGGTGGCTGCGGTAGTGGCTGCGGTggctgcggcggcggctgcggtGGCGGCTGTGGGGGCGGttgcggcggcggctgcggcagCTGCACCACCTGCCGGTGCTACCGGGTGGGCTGCTGCTCCAGCTGCTGTCCctgctgctgcggctgctgcgGGGGCTGCTGCAGCGTCCCCGTGgtctgctgctgccgccgctcgTGTGGCTGCGGCTCGTGTGGCTGCGGGAAGGGCTGCTGCCAGCAGAAGTGCTGTTGTCAGCAGAAGTGCTGTTGCAAGAAGCAGTGCTGCAGCTAG